CGCCCAAGTTTTGCCGAGTGGCTAAACCGGCATTGAACATGGGCGTTTGATCTCTATTTTAGTTGCAATGGTTCTGTGCTAGGCGCAGCATCAAAGGTCACCACGGGAGAATTGCCTTGGGCAACGCGAGAAATATCGCCTTTTGGGTTGTGCTGTTTTTGCTGATTCTGGCGCTGTTCAATCTATTCAGCGGCAGCGGCAGCACGTTGCAAAGCCGCGAGATCAGCTATTCGGAATTCGTCAACGCGGTGAATGACGGGCGGGTCAGCTCGGTTGAGCTTGACGGCGAGCAGGTGCGCTATCGCGGTAAGGACGGCAAAGACTACGTGGCGATCAAGCCGCAGGATGCCGAGGTCACTCAGCTTCTGATCGACAAGAAAATCCCGGTGAAGGCGGATCGCCAGCAACAATCGGGGTTCCAGACATTTCTGTTGAGCCTGTTGCCGTTCCTGTTGCTGATCGGGGTTTGGATTTATTTCATGAACCGGATGCAAGGCGGGCGCGGTGGCGGCGCAATGGGCTTTGGCAAGTCAAAGGCCAAGATGCTGACCGAAAAGCACGGCCGGGTGACGTTTGACGACGTGGCCGGTATCGACGAGGCCAAGGAAGAGCTTGAAGAGATTGTCGAATTCCTGCGCAACCCGCAGAAATTCAGCCGCCTTGGCGGCAAGATCCCGAAAGGCGCGTTGTTGGTTGGCCCGCCGGGCACCGGTAAGACGCTGCTTGCACGCGCCATCGCCGGTGAGGCGGGCGTGCCGTTCTTCACCATTTCCGGTTCTGACTTCGTTGAGATGTTCGTCGGCGTCGGTGCGAGCCGGGTGCGCGACATGTTCGAGCAAGCCAAGAAAAACGCGCCCTGTATCGTTTTCATCGACGAGATCGACGCGGTGGGCCGCCATCGTGGGGCGGGCTATGGCGGTGGCAATGACGAACGTGAGCAGACGCTCAACCAGTTGCTTGTGGAAATGGACGGGTTCGAGGCCAATGAGGGCGTAATCATCATCGCCGCCACCAACCGTAAGGACGTGCTTGACCCTGCGTTGCTGCGCCCCGGCCGGTTTGACCGCGAAGTGACGGTGCCCAACCCCGATATCAAGGGCCGCGAGAAGATTCTTGGCGTTCATGCCCGCAAGACGCCGCTTGGCCCGGATGTGGACCTGCGGATCATTGCGCGCGGCACGCCCGGCTTTTCCGGTGCTGATCTGGCAAACCTTGTCAACGAGGCGGCGCTGATGGCGGCGCGTGTCGGGCGGCGGTTCGTGGCGATGGAAGATTTCGAGATGGCCAAGGACAAGATCATGATGGGCGCCGAACGGCGTTCCATGGTGATGACCCCGGCCCAGAAGGAAATGACCGCTTATCACGAAGCGGGCCATGCGATTGTCGGGCTGAGCCTGCCGAAATGCGACCCGGTTTATAAGGCGACGATCATTCCGCGCGGGCAGGCGCTGGGTATGGTGATGAGCCTGCCGGAGATGGACCAGCTCAACTATTTCAAGGACGAGTTGGAGCAGAAGATCACCATGACGATGGCGGGCAAGGCCGCCGAGATTATCAAATACGGTGAAGGCGCAGTTTCGAACGGGCCTGCGGGCGATATCATGCAAGCCAGCGGTTTGGCGCGGGCGATGGTGATGCGCTGGGGCATGTCCGACAAGGTGGGCAACATCGACTATCAGGAAGCTGCCGAGGCGTTTCGTGGTGGCGGCGGTGCGGGCGGTTTCTCGATTTCGGCGCACACCAAGGAGCTGATCGAAGATGAGGTGAAACGCATCATCGACGAGGGCTACGTCAACGCGCGCCAGATTCTTGAAGCCAAGAAGGATGAATGGGAGCGCCTTGCGCAAGGTCTGCTGGAATATGAGACGCTGACCGGCGAGGAGATCGAACGGGTGATCCGCGGCGAGCCGCCGCATAAGGATGACGACGACGGTGCGTCATCGGAGCCCGAAAAGACGCCTTCGGTTACTGCAATCCCGAAAACCAAGGCAAAGGCCAAGCCGGGCGCGAAGCCAAAGGGCGATGGCGGGCTGGAACCTGAACCGTCGGCATGAGCGTGCCGGACCGAAAAACTGACTGGAATCCCGGAGCCTATGCAAGGTTCCGGGATTTGCGTTTGCGCCCGGCGATTGACCTGCTCGGGGCGATCCGCTCGGTCGGGGGTGGCGATGTGATTGACCTTGGCTGTGGCAACGGCGCGATGGGGGCCAGCCTGAAGGCGCGGTTTGCGGGCCACCAGATTCATGGCGTGGACGCCAGCCCGGCGATGTTGGCCGATGCGCGTGCGGACGGGGCGTATGATACGCTGGAAGAGGCGGATATTGCGACTTGGGAGGTCAAGCGCGCGGGGTTGATTTATTCCAACGCGGCGTTGCATTGGCTGAAGGACCACGAGGCGCTGTTTCCGCGTTTGGCCGGGATGCTGGCACCGGGGGGCACGCTGGCGGTGCAGATGCCGCACCAGAACAATGCGCCATCGCACCGGGTGTGGACGACGCTGGTGGAAGACATGTTTCCGGGGCGTTTCGATCCGGAAGCGGGGCCGGGGGTGATGAAGCCTGCGCGTTATTTTCATATGCTGGCCGGGCTGGGGGTGTTTTCGCTCTGGGAAACCGACTATTTTCAGGTTCTTCCAGCGCAGGAAGATGCCCATCCGGTGCGCCGCTTTACCGAGAGCACGTCTCGCGCGGCCAATCCTTGATGCGCTGGATCGGGCAGAACGGGATCACTTGATCCGCGCCTATGAAGAGGTGATGGAGCGGGCTTATCCCAGAGCAGCGGATGGCACGGTGCTGTTTCCGTTCCGGCGGATGTTTTTCACGCTAATGGTCTAAAGAAGCGCGCTCTGGCGGCGCCCACCCGGACTTGCGCCGGTTCTTTGGGGCAGGCGTTTGCGCGGCCCACCCTGCCGCCGTCGCGCGCCGTTGTGCCCGGATCGGGACCGCCGCGCCGGTGACACGCAGTGGCA
This is a stretch of genomic DNA from Aquicoccus sp. G2-2. It encodes these proteins:
- the ftsH gene encoding ATP-dependent zinc metalloprotease FtsH, with product MGNARNIAFWVVLFLLILALFNLFSGSGSTLQSREISYSEFVNAVNDGRVSSVELDGEQVRYRGKDGKDYVAIKPQDAEVTQLLIDKKIPVKADRQQQSGFQTFLLSLLPFLLLIGVWIYFMNRMQGGRGGGAMGFGKSKAKMLTEKHGRVTFDDVAGIDEAKEELEEIVEFLRNPQKFSRLGGKIPKGALLVGPPGTGKTLLARAIAGEAGVPFFTISGSDFVEMFVGVGASRVRDMFEQAKKNAPCIVFIDEIDAVGRHRGAGYGGGNDEREQTLNQLLVEMDGFEANEGVIIIAATNRKDVLDPALLRPGRFDREVTVPNPDIKGREKILGVHARKTPLGPDVDLRIIARGTPGFSGADLANLVNEAALMAARVGRRFVAMEDFEMAKDKIMMGAERRSMVMTPAQKEMTAYHEAGHAIVGLSLPKCDPVYKATIIPRGQALGMVMSLPEMDQLNYFKDELEQKITMTMAGKAAEIIKYGEGAVSNGPAGDIMQASGLARAMVMRWGMSDKVGNIDYQEAAEAFRGGGGAGGFSISAHTKELIEDEVKRIIDEGYVNARQILEAKKDEWERLAQGLLEYETLTGEEIERVIRGEPPHKDDDDGASSEPEKTPSVTAIPKTKAKAKPGAKPKGDGGLEPEPSA
- a CDS encoding methyltransferase domain-containing protein, yielding MRLRPAIDLLGAIRSVGGGDVIDLGCGNGAMGASLKARFAGHQIHGVDASPAMLADARADGAYDTLEEADIATWEVKRAGLIYSNAALHWLKDHEALFPRLAGMLAPGGTLAVQMPHQNNAPSHRVWTTLVEDMFPGRFDPEAGPGVMKPARYFHMLAGLGVFSLWETDYFQVLPAQEDAHPVRRFTESTSRAANP